A genomic region of Sander lucioperca isolate FBNREF2018 chromosome 6, SLUC_FBN_1.2, whole genome shotgun sequence contains the following coding sequences:
- the LOC116051481 gene encoding SAM pointed domain-containing Ets transcription factor yields MTNPVGSLSEGPLYGSRLGMTEDSLAILERNRGSGEPWDLGETKPSVEALERGVPGFYLSCFDMLLTEDATWLVKVSEASPTLVSTMTRMEPQEEPEQCPVIDSQEQGLSPGLEGQEEERSLEQVQCMVVGEVLKDIETACKLLNITPDPIEWNTGNVQKWLLWTEHLYRLPHAGKAFQEQTGKDLCAMSEDEFRQRSPQCGDTLHAHLDIWKSAAWMKERCSVGDTKTTSGEDLWSEADSSCSGQPIHLWQFLRELLLKPHNYGRCIRWLNKEKGIFKIEDSAHVARLWGLRKNRPAMNYDKLSRSIRQYYKKGIIRKPDVSQRLVYQFVHPV; encoded by the exons ATGACAAATCCAGTGGGCAGTTTATCGGAAGGCCCATTGTATGGATCCCGGCTCGGGATGACAGAggactccctcgccatcctggaGCGAAACAGAGGCTCTGGAGAACCCTGGGACCTGGGGGAGACCAAACCAAGCGTGGAAGCCCTGGAGCGCGGTGTTCCGGGCTTCTACCTGTCCTGCTTTGACATGCTCCTCACTGAAGACGCCACCTGGCTGGTGAAAGTTTCAGAGGCCTCCCCGACGCTGGTTTCAACCATGACTCGCATGGAGCCCCAGGAAGAACCAGAGCAGTGCCCTGTCATTGACAGCCAGGAACAGGGACTCTCTCCTGGGCTGGAGGGGCAGGAGGAGGAGCGGTCTCTGGAGCAGGTGCAGTGCATGGTGGTGGGAGAAGTGCTGAAGGACATTGAAACAGCCTGCAAACTGCTCAATATCACCCCAG ACCCTATAGAGTGGAACACAGGGAACGTCCAGAAGTGGCTTCTGTGGACTGAACATCTGTACAGGTTGCCCCATGCAGGAAAGGCCTTCCAGGAGCAGACAGGAAAGGACCTGTGTGCCATGAGCGAGGATGAGTTTCGCCAGCGTTCGCCGCAGTGTGGAGACACGCTGCATGCACACCTGGACATATGGAAGtcag CTGCCTGGATGAAAGAGAGGTGTTCAGTTGGGGATACAAAAACTACCA GTGGTGAGGATCTTTGGTCCGAGGCAGATTCCTCTTGTTCCGGTCAGCCCATTCATCTGTGGCAGTTCCTCAGAGAACTCCTGCTTAAACCTCACAACTATGGACGCTGTATCCGCTGGCTCAATAAagaaaaag GTATTTTTAAAATCGAAGACTCGGCTCATGTTGCAAGACTGTGGGGACTCAGAAAGAACCGACCTGCTATGAACTATGACAAGCTGAGCCGCTCCATACGTCAGTACTACAAGAAGGGCATCATCCGCAAGCCTGATGTGTCTCAGAGACTGGTGTACCAGTTCGTTCACCCAGTATGA